The Henningerozyma blattae CBS 6284 chromosome 9, complete genome DNA segment GAAGGTTCGGTATCTTTGGATTGGAAAACGACGGAAGACCATTGACGTAGCCAGGTTAGCAATCttctattgaatttttcattaccGACAAGATCTATGAAACGATGGGGTCTCCATTTTTCGACCCATAACTGATCGTGACGGGGGGAGGGGCAAGGGCCAGAGGACGAGTGGGTAGATTGGTTTTCGTTTTGGTTGATGGAATCGAGTAGATTGTTGATGTTGATACCATAAGTGGGTTCATTTTTCCATGAGGCAGAGGGGAGGGAATTCTTTGTACGTTTCAACGGGATGGAGATTAGTTTCCCGTCAGCTGAACGGAAGGTTGTATCTTGCATTGTGTTGCTTGTGGGTATGTAGAGCAAGAGCGTGTTGTAGtgctttaataatataagattttttttaaactagCGAAGCGCGAAAGCGCTTCGCTTTGACGCGTGGGGCTGTAAAAAATGCTCCACACGCAGCGGGTATACAGAGTATACAGAGTATATAGGTATGAATATATAGTAATGTAGACAAAGAAGATTAGGCAAACGATTTGGATAAGGAGAGTTTTATTACTGAGTTTCTCTTGGGAGTCAATGGTTTCTTGggaatgttttttttcgaATCTATAGAAAACGCATGCGCGCTTGGGCTGGCACTTGGGTCTGCATTCGTGGCTGCACTTGCACTTGCACTTGCACTTGTACTTACACTCCCACTCCCACTCCCACTCCCATGATGGTGGTTGAAGTTCAAAGAATTGAGCCAGAATTTCTTGGAAATAAAATGCCTGGCTGAATTCTTGGGACTTGCAGGAGAAATAGGCGACACCGGCACTGAACAACGTTTGGTCAGCGTGTCACGAGCCACGTGGCCGATAGTCAATTGATCGTCGTCACTATCGTCATCGTCAGAGGCAAAGCTTTCAGCATCATCAGACTGGGGCGACCCTTGGAACGCATCGACCAGGTGGGAATCGACGTATTTCTCTAGACCATACAGATGGGTGGGGATTGCCGAGCAGGTGTTGGAGCTGGTGGTGAACAGGGGAGTCGTGGAAAGCGAGAGTGAGCGAGCCAGACCGTGTTCTGGAACGTCTGGACACGCTGGGTCGCGCAATGCGGGGTCACGGAATGCAGACGGTGGCGGGGTCGGTGCGGCTGGCGACGTAAATCCTGGGCTGGCCAGCAGCGCAGGAAGGTCCGAAGCGCCGAGCTCGGCACGTGAGCTCTGGCGGGACAGGCGCAGGATCAGCGTGGAGCTGTTTGTGCGGCAACGTCTGGGCGCTGGCGAGTGGGGCTGCGGAGAAAGAGACGGGTGTGACTGGGATAGGGATAGGGAATTCAAATTGGGATTTACACCGGGATTTACATTGGGATTTACACCGGGATAGGGATAGGGATAGGGCTGGGACTCGTAGGGCTGAGGGTCGTAGGGCTGGAGGTGCACGGGTGCGTCGGCAGAGTCGCAAGCGTAGCTGCAAGGGTCCTGGACGTCACGCTCGAAGATGTCTGAGTGGAACATGATGGAGTGCTGGGCTGCTGGGCGGGGTCCGCGGCCTGCTTATATACAGCACAGCCGGTTGTCCGGGCTGTGGCGTGTGCCAGTGCAAAAGTGTCCGGGCAAGACGGTGTCCGGGTGTGGCGTGGCGTGGTTGGGCCAAAAATACTCATTCAGAAAGAATCACTGAAAGGCCAAGGACGGGGCGTCCGTGCACCGCGTTGTGGGGTGGGGAGAAAGGTGTGCGGAGGCGCAGACGGGTCCGCAGCGGGGCGAGAAGAGGACCGTGTCCAGTGCAGAATGAGGCAAGAATGGGCGCCCCGAACAGGAAACGAAGATGGGGGCGTGGAGGCGTGGAGACGGGGGTGTGGCGGGTGCCGGATCGGGAAGGTGGGTGCGATTGGGAGACAGGTGATCGATGCGGCGGGATCTGATGTGACAATGGGGGACGAATGGGGGACAAACGCCAAGGGCCAAGGTGGGACAAAAGGCCAAAAGGCCAAAAGGCCAAAAGAGGCGAGCAAGGGACAAAGGCGAGGACAAAACGAGGACAAAAACAAAGACAATTAATGACTCAGTGTTACTATATACATTTTCTATACAGATACGAAGAAGTCACTATTTAGCTATAAAgggcaaaaaaaaagaaagtaGTGGCAGACGAACGTTTAAATCACGCTTCTTACATCAACAAACCAGCAGCAATGGCGGCAATGGCACCACAGCCCAAAGCGTTCTTGTTAGCACCGTTAGCAGTTTGGACTTTGACGGTTGGAGCAGTGGTTTCAGCCTTGGTAGTGGCTGGAGCAGTGGTTTCGGTCTTGGTGGCAGATTCAGTCTTGGCTGGAGCTTGGATTTGACCATCGGTGATTTGGGAGATAGCGTCGTTGGCAGCGTTGACGGCAACGGCAGAGAAAAGAGCGGCGACTAAGAAAGAGGTTTGCATTGTGAATAGAGAAAGGATTAAGAGTTGGATAAGCGAGTGTGTTTGGGTGTTGAGTTGGAAGGGAGGATGGAAGTTGTTCTTGGATGCGATTGTGGCCGCCTTATATACGTTTTGCCAGCTGGAGCTGTTGTGAGCTTGTTTGCTTGTGAGTTTGCGAGTCTGCGAGTCTGCAAGCATAGCTGTGTGTGAAGGGATGGtgaaacaaacaaacaaacaaacaaacaaacaaacaaacaaacaaacacTACTGCATTGCAGGTATGCTGTGGTGCTGCACTACGCGCTACTAATAAGGTATAGACACGACGGAGCCACGGCACAAACtgcaatgaaaaaaaacacgTCCATCGCCTGCAAACAGCAACGCATTCTTGAAACAGAAGCAACAGTCAAACACGTTGCTATAAACAGACATCTCACCCATCCAAAGACACATTGGCAAATACCTTAATAGACACATTCACATATTTTGCTGTCGCTTCAGGCACCTGGACACGTTTCCATGCCCGATACAGCTACACATTGGCATAGGCGTATCCTAAAACGCGAGAATTCATCGGGCCCATCTGTGACGAAATTTCACTTCCACATGGGCCGCAGTGCCTACGGTGTTTTCCACTTCCAGATCTAAATTTAGAATTCCTTGAAAATTTACCTGGCACAGAGCCTCTAGAAAAACAACCCATGCTGGGCCATGATTCATCCAGCCGGAAAAACAACAAAGGCAATCGACGCGTAAACACCGACAGCCTATTACGCTGCTATTACGCTGCTATTACACAGCTAATACTTGTTTGTGTAATGGCACATTTTGCCTTGATTGTTTTTTGCGTTTGCGTTTGCGTTTGCACTTGTATTAGCACTTGCATTAGCACTTGCATTTTGCTCTACTcggaaaaaaaatgcctTCATTTAACAACGTGTCTTTGTAGGACGACGTCGCGTCCCATGTGACTGTCACGTGGCGTGGCGTGGCGTGGCGTGgctttttgaaaattttccgaaacaaatatattgaCAGTGATggtgataataaaaaaaagaagctATCCTCATCAAATCCCATCGCTTCCCCATTGCTAAACACACAAAATCATCACACTATGGCAAAATTAGTCCACAACActcaaaaaaaacaacataGAGAACGGTCCCAAACAGCCGCAAGGTCTCGTCTGGGGTTTCTAGAAAAGCACAAGGATTACGTCAAGAGAGCTCAAGACTACCATGCCAAACAAAACACTTTGAAAATCCTTCGTGCAAAGGCTCAGTCCAGAAACGAAGATGAGTTCTATTACGGCATGAACAACAAAACAATCTCCCAACCAAGGTCGAACATAAACACCAACCTATCCACCGACGAAATCAAGCTGTTGAAATCCCAGGATCTAAACTACATCAACACAATGCATGCCATGCACAAGAAGAGCATAGAAAAACAAGTCTCGAACCTGGCCTTGCCCAGCACAAACTCAAAACACACCATCTTTGTCGATTCCAAATCACAATTGAAAACCTTCGACCCAAAGGCCTATTTCAAAACAACAGACGCCTTGTTGTACAACAAATCAAACCGTTTGCAAAAGGACCAATTACAAAGAGCAGACATTAAAAACTCAAACACTCTCATCACTCCTGCAGATAACACTTCCAAGAAGTTGAAGAACTTGAACGTTTTGAAATCCAAATAcgaaaatttggaaaaattatcaaacgTCCAATCCATTTTAAAACaacagaaaatattgatgaattcAAAAGTTGGATCCAAGAAAATGGTGAAAAACGGCGTCACCTATTTCAAGTTCAATAAACAGAGAAGTCGATAAGTGTGCTCACTACTCCTTGCTCACTACTCTTACTCTTACGCTTACTTTTTATAgattttgtatattataattcACGCATTCGTATTCGCATCacattatatatatatttcattcACCCATCCAATCACTCTTCATATCCGATATTTACACTCCGATATGACTACTCCGATTCGACTGCTCCGATAATCTGCACCCTCGCCTCCGGTTTTCCTCAAGGATCTGTCTTCCGGTCCGCCCTTATGTCATCAAACAGCCCGAAGGGTGCCGATCCTTAGTCTCGTATATAAATAGCTTGTTTGGCGCTTGCAGGGTGCGTTTCCATTCGTATCTTAGTTTGCACTTTATTTTGTATCTTAGTTTGCACTTTTGGTTTTgaattttacttttaaatttacttCCAAGTTTACACTTACCCCATACAATAGTAATTACTACATGATCACTCTCACCTCACGTGCCACATAACATGCCCTTCACGTGCCACCTCAATGCATTCCACACGGCCACTCCACGTGACCTCTCCTCACACCGTGCCTGTAGCCCCGCTCCATTGAAATGCAATTACACGTCATCGGCGTGACCtcgaaagaaaaaaaaagcctCCGCACCATCAACTCCCAAAGTCCCACGGCTCCGATGCCCGATCGATCCCACTCTCTCGGCGTGTCTGTAGGCAACACGCCATTATCAACCGCTCTGTACTTCTCTTCCGACTTCTCTAGGCATGCATTTTGaatgttgtttttttttatctctTCGAAAACCCTCGGCCTTAAAACCTCTCCTCATCTGTACACACACAAGTACTCATTTTGCCTGTACCTCACCACCCCTCCCAGATCTAGAAGGAGATCCTGTTGGCTCATCTACTCG contains these protein-coding regions:
- the ISF1 gene encoding Isf1p (similar to Saccharomyces cerevisiae MBR1 (YKL093W) and ISF1 (YMR081C); ancestral locus Anc_2.488) produces the protein MFHSDIFERDVQDPCSYACDSADAPVHLQPYDPQPYESQPYPYPYPGVNPNVNPGVNPNLNSLSLSQSHPSLSPQPHSPAPRRCRTNSSTLILRLSRQSSRAELGASDLPALLASPGFTSPAAPTPPPSAFRDPALRDPACPDVPEHGLARSLSLSTTPLFTTSSNTCSAIPTHLYGLEKYVDSHLVDAFQGSPQSDDAESFASDDDDSDDDQLTIGHVARDTLTKRCSVPVSPISPASPKNSARHFISKKFWLNSLNFNHHHGSGSGSGSVSTSASASASAATNADPSASPSAHAFSIDSKKNIPKKPLTPKRNSVIKLSLSKSFA
- the CWP2 gene encoding Cwp2p (similar to Saccharomyces cerevisiae CWP2 (YKL096W-A); ancestral locus Anc_2.484) — its product is MLADSQTRKLTSKQAHNSSSWQNVYKAATIASKNNFHPPFQLNTQTHSLIQLLILSLFTMQTSFLVAALFSAVAVNAANDAISQITDGQIQAPAKTESATKTETTAPATTKAETTAPTVKVQTANGANKNALGCGAIAAIAAGLLM
- the UTP11 gene encoding rRNA-processing protein UTP11 (similar to Saccharomyces cerevisiae UTP11 (YKL099C); ancestral locus Anc_2.482), whose product is MAKLVHNTQKKQHRERSQTAARSRLGFLEKHKDYVKRAQDYHAKQNTLKILRAKAQSRNEDEFYYGMNNKTISQPRSNINTNLSTDEIKLLKSQDLNYINTMHAMHKKSIEKQVSNLALPSTNSKHTIFVDSKSQLKTFDPKAYFKTTDALLYNKSNRLQKDQLQRADIKNSNTLITPADNTSKKLKNLNVLKSKYENLEKLSNVQSILKQQKILMNSKVGSKKMVKNGVTYFKFNKQRSR